Proteins from a genomic interval of Nautilia sp. PV-1:
- the rbfA gene encoding 30S ribosome-binding factor RbfA: MGKSIKVQRKESVLREIIPEALSQMNDGRIRGLSVVDVVCSRDGSDAKVYLEKSYLNDKEQRASLKQLKQARGYIQNYCLKATGWFKVPNLSFTFDELLEQENKMEDLFNKISKKDK; encoded by the coding sequence ATGGGCAAAAGTATTAAAGTCCAAAGAAAAGAGTCTGTTTTAAGGGAAATTATCCCTGAAGCTCTTTCACAAATGAACGACGGAAGAATAAGAGGCTTAAGCGTGGTAGATGTAGTATGTTCAAGAGACGGAAGCGACGCTAAAGTTTATCTTGAAAAAAGCTATCTGAACGATAAAGAGCAGCGTGCAAGTTTAAAGCAGCTTAAACAGGCCAGAGGCTACATTCAAAACTACTGTCTTAAAGCCACCGGATGGTTTAAAGTTCCTAATCTCAGTTTTACTTTTGACGAACTGCTTGAGCAGGAAAATAAAATGGAAGATCTGTTTAATAAAATATCTAAAAAAGATAAATGA
- the infB gene encoding translation initiation factor IF-2 — protein sequence MKIKVSVVARELGLKAKEVVDIAKEIGIDAKTRGEITPMEAAKIQEYFLNAGKEKKTQEKKPEEVKKQEVKEEKPQRRRRGRSSFNDLVKKTQKGIEVVKKAEPKPEKTEKPEKKEEVKKTEPRMEKPKPKPKPQPAKKREEKELQINVDLADMDVIEENQVELLDLYFNDINMKNDDELEEKAKTKTQQQKQKKTQPVKRKKPSEGGITKEGIKKRKKKKKKEAEIKTISIPKEVRVYEFAEAINKPLEEVIEALRELGEERDKNDFLGEEYIETLAEEFEVPVEVYDPLAEFDYVKKYDSVQDDEKDLVERPPIVTIMGHVDHGKTSLLDKIRNSRVAAKEAGGITQHIGAYMVEKDGKKITFIDTPGHEAFTEMRARGAEVTDIAIIVVAADDGVMPQTREAISHAQAAEVPFIVAVNKIDKPQANPDLVKSQLAEMGITPVEWGGEYEFVNVSAKTGEGIDDLLETILLQAEMMELKANPKRKAKAVVIESRVEKGKGPVATIIVKNGTLKKADSFVCGKTYGRVRLIVDDLGKQKKEVKPGEPAEITGFDEVPMAGDVLVAVESDKEAKETAEKWKTFLEEREKSKSTKATLEDLQKMILEGELKKLPVIIKADTQGSVEAIKGSLAKLRNEEVKADIIHSDVGAITENDVILAKASEPHAIILGFNVRPTSGAKNKAKQEGIEIRTYSIIYDLIDDVKELLSGLMTPKVTEEVTATIEVRDVFSVPKIGTVAGCYVQDGVVHRGDFVRVIRDGVVIYDSKLASLKRFKDDVKEVGKGFECGIMVEGYNDVKVGDILETYKKIEEKASFEG from the coding sequence TTGAAGATAAAAGTATCAGTTGTTGCGAGAGAATTAGGATTAAAAGCGAAAGAGGTTGTCGATATTGCCAAAGAAATAGGGATAGATGCAAAAACCAGGGGTGAAATCACTCCTATGGAAGCTGCAAAAATTCAGGAATATTTTTTAAATGCCGGCAAAGAGAAAAAGACTCAGGAGAAAAAACCGGAAGAAGTTAAAAAACAAGAAGTTAAGGAAGAAAAACCTCAAAGAAGAAGAAGAGGAAGAAGCAGTTTTAACGACCTTGTTAAAAAAACTCAAAAAGGCATAGAGGTTGTTAAAAAGGCAGAGCCTAAACCTGAAAAAACCGAAAAGCCTGAGAAAAAAGAAGAAGTTAAAAAAACTGAGCCTAGAATGGAAAAACCTAAACCTAAACCGAAACCGCAGCCGGCTAAAAAAAGAGAAGAAAAAGAGCTTCAGATTAATGTCGATTTAGCGGATATGGATGTTATTGAAGAAAACCAGGTAGAGCTTCTGGATCTTTATTTTAACGATATTAACATGAAAAATGACGATGAGCTTGAAGAAAAAGCAAAAACTAAAACTCAACAGCAAAAACAGAAAAAAACACAGCCCGTTAAGAGAAAAAAACCTAGTGAAGGCGGAATAACAAAAGAGGGCATCAAAAAAAGAAAGAAAAAAAAGAAAAAAGAGGCAGAAATCAAAACAATATCAATACCTAAAGAAGTAAGAGTTTATGAGTTTGCAGAAGCAATAAACAAACCTTTAGAAGAAGTAATCGAAGCTTTAAGAGAACTCGGCGAAGAAAGAGACAAAAACGACTTTTTAGGCGAAGAATATATTGAAACGCTGGCTGAAGAGTTTGAAGTGCCTGTTGAAGTTTATGATCCTTTGGCAGAATTTGATTATGTTAAAAAATACGATTCAGTGCAAGACGATGAAAAAGATTTGGTAGAAAGGCCTCCTATCGTAACAATTATGGGTCATGTAGACCACGGTAAAACATCACTCCTTGATAAAATCAGAAATTCTCGCGTAGCAGCAAAAGAGGCCGGAGGTATCACACAGCATATCGGTGCTTATATGGTAGAAAAAGACGGCAAAAAAATTACTTTTATCGATACTCCTGGACATGAAGCGTTTACAGAAATGAGAGCAAGAGGTGCCGAAGTTACCGATATAGCCATTATCGTTGTTGCGGCAGACGACGGGGTTATGCCACAGACAAGAGAAGCGATATCACATGCTCAGGCGGCGGAAGTTCCGTTTATTGTGGCTGTTAACAAAATAGACAAACCTCAGGCAAATCCTGATTTGGTTAAATCGCAACTGGCCGAAATGGGAATTACGCCTGTAGAATGGGGCGGAGAGTATGAATTTGTAAACGTATCGGCAAAAACCGGAGAGGGTATAGACGACTTACTTGAAACTATTCTGCTTCAGGCTGAAATGATGGAGCTTAAAGCCAATCCGAAAAGAAAAGCGAAAGCCGTTGTAATTGAAAGCAGAGTGGAAAAAGGAAAAGGACCTGTTGCTACTATAATAGTTAAAAACGGTACGCTTAAAAAAGCAGACAGTTTTGTATGCGGTAAAACATACGGAAGAGTAAGACTAATCGTTGACGATCTCGGCAAACAGAAAAAAGAGGTAAAACCTGGAGAACCTGCGGAAATTACGGGATTTGACGAAGTGCCTATGGCAGGTGATGTCCTTGTGGCGGTCGAAAGCGACAAAGAAGCAAAAGAAACGGCTGAAAAATGGAAAACTTTCTTAGAAGAAAGAGAAAAATCAAAATCAACAAAAGCGACTCTTGAAGATCTGCAGAAAATGATACTCGAAGGCGAGCTTAAAAAACTTCCTGTTATTATCAAAGCCGATACTCAGGGAAGTGTTGAAGCTATTAAAGGCAGCCTTGCAAAACTTAGAAATGAAGAGGTTAAAGCAGATATCATTCACAGCGATGTAGGCGCCATTACCGAAAATGACGTTATTTTGGCAAAAGCCAGCGAACCTCACGCTATTATTTTAGGATTTAATGTGCGTCCTACAAGCGGAGCTAAAAACAAAGCGAAACAAGAAGGTATTGAAATCAGAACGTATTCGATTATTTACGATTTGATAGATGACGTAAAAGAGCTTCTTTCAGGTCTTATGACGCCTAAAGTAACTGAAGAAGTAACTGCCACTATTGAAGTAAGAGACGTTTTCAGCGTTCCTAAAATAGGAACAGTTGCGGGATGTTACGTTCAGGACGGCGTTGTTCACAGAGGTGATTTTGTAAGAGTTATCAGAGACGGTGTGGTGATTTACGATTCTAAACTGGCCAGCCTTAAAAGATTTAAAGACGACGTTAAAGAAGTCGGAAAAGGCTTTGAGTGCGGTATTATGGTAGAAGGATACAATGACGTTAAAGTCGGAGATATTCTTGAAACGTATAAAAAAATCGAAGAAAAAGCTTCTTTTGAAGGATAA
- a CDS encoding DUF448 domain-containing protein, whose protein sequence is MENVKCKVKNVKKPVRMCIVCRNRFLQSDLFRLQCENQKLIPFKGKGRSFYVCKECVNEKKFVNYISKICKTDKEKAKSYILHFPFYI, encoded by the coding sequence ATGGAAAATGTAAAGTGTAAAGTGAAAAATGTAAAAAAGCCTGTAAGAATGTGCATTGTCTGCCGCAACAGGTTTTTACAAAGCGATCTTTTTCGTTTACAGTGTGAAAATCAAAAGCTTATACCTTTTAAAGGGAAAGGCAGAAGTTTTTATGTATGCAAAGAGTGCGTAAACGAAAAAAAATTTGTAAATTATATATCTAAGATTTGCAAAACGGATAAAGAAAAAGCAAAATCTTACATTTTACATTTTCCATTTTACATTTAA
- the thrB gene encoding homoserine kinase: MVITVPATSANLGSGFDTLGLALNLRNEIEITKSEYTNIEIYGENAEYLRTLKRNYFVEIFSDHYKNLTGKEDSFRFKFNNKIPLSRGLGSSSAVIIAAITAAYEMAQVPYKKDRIINLALQYEPHPDNITPAALGGFCVAKLRKNRVYFLKKFIPTYLRAVVVIPNRTISTQKSRNALKSHYSLKDIVTNISSSSMITAAFFSEKFEILRNVVEDKIHQENRMKAVPELFKVREIALREGALMSTLSGSGSTFFNLAYKDDAYSIYNVLRDNFKDFTVKILQFDNVGVKVYN, translated from the coding sequence ATGGTAATAACGGTTCCCGCAACTAGCGCAAATTTAGGTTCTGGATTCGATACGCTTGGTTTGGCGCTGAATTTAAGAAATGAAATAGAAATAACGAAAAGCGAATATACGAATATAGAAATTTACGGGGAAAACGCGGAATATTTAAGAACGCTGAAAAGAAATTATTTTGTAGAAATATTCAGCGACCATTATAAAAATTTAACTGGAAAAGAAGACAGTTTCAGATTTAAATTTAATAATAAAATTCCTCTCTCGAGAGGACTCGGAAGCTCATCAGCGGTAATAATAGCCGCAATTACCGCGGCATACGAAATGGCGCAGGTGCCTTATAAAAAAGACAGAATTATAAATCTGGCCCTTCAGTACGAACCGCATCCGGACAATATTACACCTGCAGCTTTAGGCGGATTCTGCGTTGCGAAACTTAGAAAAAACCGTGTATATTTTTTAAAAAAATTCATTCCGACTTATTTAAGGGCTGTGGTTGTTATACCAAACAGGACAATTTCCACTCAAAAAAGCAGGAATGCACTGAAATCTCATTATTCGCTTAAAGATATAGTTACCAATATATCAAGTTCGTCAATGATTACGGCCGCGTTTTTCAGTGAGAAATTTGAAATATTAAGAAACGTGGTTGAAGACAAGATACATCAGGAAAACAGAATGAAAGCGGTCCCTGAACTTTTTAAAGTCAGGGAAATTGCTCTCAGAGAAGGTGCGCTTATGTCGACTTTAAGCGGCAGCGGTTCGACGTTTTTCAATCTTGCGTATAAAGACGACGCATACAGTATATATAATGTGCTAAGAGATAATTTTAAAGATTTTACCGTTAAAATCTTACAATTTGACAATGTAGGAGTAAAAGTATACAATTAA
- the lpxC gene encoding UDP-3-O-acyl-N-acetylglucosamine deacetylase has protein sequence MKQRTIKRAVEAIGIGLHKGVPVKLRLEPMGENSGIVFYRSDKGVSIPLKPEYVVDTKMATVIGSEGAVVSTIEHLMSAVYAFGIDNLRIVVDNDEVPIMDGSAVSFVMMIEEAGVKDLDAPKQFMRITKEVEITDGEKFAKIKPNEKIDFDFEINFDHPVIGNQKYKFNFSTKNYVEEIARARTFGFLKEVQYLRSIGLALGGSLENAIVLDDKKILNDSLRFEDEFVRHKILDAIGDMSLLGANFIGSYEAKASGHHLNHLLTKKVLAENAYEIVTFEKEGEKAVAKAFS, from the coding sequence ATGAAACAAAGAACAATCAAAAGAGCCGTAGAAGCCATAGGTATAGGTTTGCACAAAGGAGTGCCTGTCAAACTCAGACTTGAACCGATGGGTGAAAACAGCGGTATAGTTTTTTACAGAAGCGACAAAGGGGTTAGTATACCTTTAAAGCCGGAATATGTCGTTGATACCAAAATGGCTACGGTAATAGGCAGCGAAGGCGCCGTAGTTTCAACTATCGAACATTTAATGAGCGCCGTTTACGCTTTCGGGATAGACAATTTAAGAATCGTGGTGGATAATGACGAAGTTCCTATTATGGACGGAAGCGCCGTGAGTTTTGTTATGATGATAGAAGAAGCGGGAGTTAAAGATTTAGACGCTCCTAAGCAGTTTATGAGAATAACAAAAGAAGTTGAAATAACAGACGGTGAAAAATTTGCAAAAATCAAACCTAACGAAAAAATAGATTTCGATTTTGAAATAAATTTCGACCATCCTGTTATCGGAAATCAGAAATATAAATTTAATTTTTCTACCAAAAATTACGTTGAAGAAATTGCAAGAGCAAGAACGTTCGGATTTTTAAAAGAAGTGCAGTATTTAAGAAGTATAGGTCTGGCTCTTGGAGGCAGCCTTGAAAATGCGATTGTTCTTGATGATAAAAAAATATTAAACGATTCTTTAAGATTTGAAGACGAGTTTGTAAGACATAAAATATTGGACGCTATCGGAGATATGAGCCTTTTAGGGGCTAATTTTATCGGTAGTTATGAAGCAAAAGCGAGCGGGCATCATTTAAATCACCTGCTTACAAAAAAAGTACTGGCTGAAAATGCTTATGAAATAGTTACATTCGAAAAAGAAGGGGAAAAAGCGGTTGCAAAAGCCTTTAGTTGA
- a CDS encoding septum site-determining protein MinC: MRQKTIRVFEADNFDNLKKVVESKYELVKNHYFLLKSHNKEIEEFLKNKKLPFFILNSDSFTPEKEITPQIKVIEKEIVKKIKSKTVIYDKIIRSGEEIKSEDNLIFLNRINAGAKIYSSGSIEIFDECEGRVVCEGDYIIVKKNVKGTIIFKGADIGTVDKLTLFSVNMKKVLE; the protein is encoded by the coding sequence TTGAGGCAGAAAACTATAAGGGTTTTTGAGGCAGATAATTTTGACAATTTAAAAAAAGTGGTGGAAAGTAAATACGAGCTTGTTAAAAACCACTATTTTTTATTAAAGTCTCATAATAAAGAAATAGAAGAGTTTCTAAAAAACAAAAAACTTCCTTTTTTTATACTCAACTCGGATAGTTTTACTCCTGAAAAGGAAATAACGCCTCAAATAAAAGTGATAGAAAAAGAAATTGTAAAAAAAATTAAATCCAAAACCGTTATTTATGATAAAATTATACGTAGCGGAGAAGAGATTAAAAGCGAAGATAATTTAATCTTTTTAAACAGAATAAATGCCGGGGCTAAGATATACAGCAGCGGCAGTATAGAAATTTTTGACGAATGTGAAGGCAGGGTTGTCTGCGAGGGCGATTATATAATCGTTAAGAAAAACGTCAAGGGGACGATTATATTCAAAGGTGCCGATATCGGAACCGTTGATAAGCTAACTTTATTTTCCGTTAATATGAAGAAGGTTTTAGAATGA
- a CDS encoding M23 family metallopeptidase, protein MKKLWILILLLIAGGAGFVYFSPMFEKVPPTIKIESNGYTNLKKPLKIILDDASGIKYYRVTMIAGGNVSELATLTNPSMGKEVVLNIKLPETNAKEIKINVVAVDNSKWHFFAGNEAKKSITLQVDTTPPMTEIINNSYAIGNGGSAAAVVKVADKNLKYTYILVDGKYKFKLTPFVKKDYYAAIIAWPVYEKTFDAELVAEDKAGNVVKEHIPYYWRTYKYPKSKITISDRFINTVAKRVLEKMNLSIPNDPVAIFKKINETVRKMNETEIHNITSKVYENKINGFSIARFNPLPGSAVRAYFGEKRSYYYKGKKISFAIHKGIDLAKIKRAKIYSSNYGKVTAEKYLGIYGNVLIVYHQLGLYTLYAHTSVYNVKVGDSVSRGQVIARTGATGAVFGDHLHFGVYVQGYAVNPFEWIDPNWIRLNITDVINGAKKIINK, encoded by the coding sequence ATGAAAAAATTATGGATTTTGATTTTACTTTTAATCGCGGGCGGAGCCGGATTTGTTTATTTTTCACCTATGTTTGAAAAAGTTCCGCCTACCATTAAAATAGAAAGCAACGGATATACCAATCTGAAAAAACCTTTAAAAATAATATTGGATGATGCTTCGGGTATAAAATATTACCGTGTAACCATGATAGCCGGCGGTAATGTAAGCGAGCTTGCGACTCTTACGAATCCTTCTATGGGTAAAGAGGTTGTTTTAAATATTAAGCTTCCTGAGACAAACGCAAAAGAAATTAAAATAAACGTTGTGGCTGTTGATAATTCAAAATGGCATTTTTTTGCGGGTAACGAAGCGAAAAAAAGCATTACGCTTCAGGTTGATACAACTCCCCCTATGACGGAGATTATTAACAATTCATATGCTATCGGAAACGGAGGAAGCGCGGCTGCCGTAGTTAAAGTGGCAGATAAAAACCTGAAATATACGTATATTTTGGTAGACGGTAAATATAAATTTAAACTAACACCGTTTGTAAAAAAAGATTATTATGCGGCGATTATAGCATGGCCTGTATATGAAAAAACATTTGACGCGGAACTTGTTGCTGAAGATAAAGCCGGAAATGTGGTAAAAGAACATATTCCATATTACTGGAGAACGTATAAATATCCTAAATCAAAAATAACTATCAGCGACAGATTTATAAATACGGTGGCAAAAAGAGTTTTGGAAAAAATGAATCTTTCAATTCCTAACGATCCTGTTGCTATTTTTAAAAAAATAAATGAAACTGTAAGAAAAATGAATGAAACGGAAATTCATAACATTACATCAAAAGTTTATGAAAACAAAATAAACGGATTTTCAATAGCCAGATTCAATCCGTTGCCTGGAAGCGCCGTAAGAGCGTACTTTGGAGAAAAAAGATCATATTACTATAAAGGTAAAAAAATATCTTTTGCTATTCATAAGGGAATAGATCTTGCTAAGATAAAAAGAGCCAAAATATATTCAAGCAATTACGGAAAAGTCACTGCGGAAAAATATCTGGGAATTTACGGTAATGTTTTAATCGTATACCATCAGCTCGGACTTTATACATTATACGCCCATACGTCTGTTTACAACGTAAAAGTCGGGGACAGCGTAAGCAGAGGTCAGGTAATAGCCAGAACGGGAGCAACCGGAGCGGTATTCGGAGATCATCTGCATTTCGGTGTTTATGTTCAGGGTTATGCGGTGAACCCTTTTGAATGGATAGACCCTAATTGGATAAGATTAAATATTACAGATGTGATTAACGGAGCTAAAAAAATTATAAACAAATAA
- a CDS encoding bifunctional oligoribonuclease/PAP phosphatase NrnA: MDIYKQIWKEIEKADNIMLIAHINPDGDALGSSLSLYPVLKKMGKKVTVFNATKPLPQYLDFLPNFNKVTNNLPKKIDLTISFDCGSFDRLGLEEKPSFLINIDHHVSNTKYGDINLIEPDYASTSQVVYDILKANGIEIDKDSALCIYTALVTDTGSFQYESVNDRVFECAADLVRCGAEPDYVAKMLFQRDRLSRLRLLAKAYETIELCCDGKVAFVEVTKEMMEITGAIKDDTDTIVNSVRALAPVEVACMLREDDEGIKVSLRSKNYADVSKVAVKHGGGGHIRAAGATIRDEFDFEKVKNILKEDLKEIV, translated from the coding sequence ATGGATATATATAAACAGATATGGAAAGAAATAGAAAAAGCCGATAATATAATGCTTATAGCACATATAAATCCGGACGGCGACGCACTTGGAAGTTCGCTCAGTTTATATCCCGTTCTTAAAAAAATGGGTAAAAAAGTGACTGTATTCAACGCAACAAAACCTCTGCCCCAGTATCTGGATTTTCTGCCGAATTTCAATAAAGTAACCAATAATCTGCCTAAAAAAATAGATCTTACAATTTCTTTTGACTGCGGCAGTTTTGACAGACTGGGACTCGAAGAAAAACCTTCTTTTTTAATAAATATCGACCATCATGTATCAAATACAAAATACGGTGATATAAACTTGATAGAACCTGATTATGCTTCGACTTCACAGGTTGTATATGATATTTTAAAAGCAAACGGCATTGAAATAGACAAAGACAGCGCACTTTGCATATATACCGCTCTTGTGACTGATACGGGGAGTTTTCAGTATGAAAGCGTAAACGACAGGGTGTTTGAATGTGCGGCCGATCTTGTAAGATGCGGAGCCGAGCCCGATTACGTAGCTAAAATGCTTTTCCAAAGAGACAGACTCTCACGCCTGAGGCTTCTGGCAAAAGCTTATGAAACGATAGAACTGTGCTGCGACGGGAAAGTCGCATTTGTAGAAGTTACTAAAGAGATGATGGAAATAACCGGGGCCATTAAAGACGATACCGATACGATAGTCAACAGTGTCAGGGCTTTGGCGCCTGTTGAGGTTGCATGTATGTTAAGAGAAGATGATGAAGGTATAAAAGTGTCTTTAAGAAGCAAAAATTACGCCGATGTCAGCAAAGTGGCAGTTAAACACGGCGGAGGCGGACATATCAGGGCCGCGGGAGCCACAATAAGAGATGAATTTGATTTTGAAAAAGTAAAAAATATTTTAAAAGAAGATTTAAAAGAGATAGTTTAA
- the flhB gene encoding flagellar biosynthesis protein FlhB, which produces MADDLEKTEEPTPKKIEDARKEGNVPKSMETSGFIVLFVAIIVIIFYLKYITFYLERFYRYYTSFEGVELTKNLVFEIMINSVLNFFILMAPLFGAVVLAGILGNVMQFGFLFTTKPITPSFDKINPIKGIKRLFSVKTLVEGVKMTLKVAVAFIVGGWLFMKFLNEIPKLELMSFFEQLKWFEEKAMVIVFAMLAVFLVFATIDFIYQRYTYKKSLRMSKQEIKDEYKQTEGNPEIKAKIRQLQREMAKKRMMSEVPKADVVITNPTHYAVAIRYDKTKDEAPRVIAKGVDNLAIKIKEIAREHDIMIVENPPLARELYKLVEIDELIPQKLYKAVAEVLAFVYKAKGKV; this is translated from the coding sequence ATGGCTGACGATTTAGAAAAAACCGAAGAGCCCACCCCCAAGAAAATTGAAGATGCAAGAAAAGAGGGCAATGTCCCTAAATCAATGGAAACAAGCGGTTTTATCGTTCTGTTTGTGGCAATTATAGTAATAATATTTTATCTTAAATATATTACGTTTTACCTTGAGAGGTTTTACAGGTATTATACTTCTTTTGAGGGAGTGGAGCTTACCAAAAACCTGGTGTTTGAAATTATGATTAATTCCGTTTTGAATTTTTTTATTTTAATGGCTCCGCTTTTCGGTGCGGTAGTTTTGGCCGGAATACTCGGAAACGTCATGCAGTTCGGATTTTTGTTTACTACAAAACCGATTACGCCTTCTTTTGACAAAATTAATCCGATAAAAGGAATAAAAAGGCTGTTTTCTGTCAAAACACTTGTAGAAGGCGTTAAAATGACACTAAAGGTTGCGGTGGCTTTTATCGTTGGCGGCTGGCTGTTTATGAAGTTTTTAAACGAAATACCGAAACTGGAGCTTATGAGTTTTTTTGAACAGCTGAAATGGTTTGAAGAAAAAGCTATGGTTATAGTATTTGCCATGCTTGCCGTTTTTCTGGTGTTTGCCACTATTGATTTTATATATCAGAGATATACGTATAAAAAATCTCTGCGTATGAGCAAGCAGGAAATAAAAGACGAATATAAACAAACCGAAGGTAATCCGGAAATAAAAGCCAAAATAAGACAGCTTCAAAGAGAAATGGCTAAAAAAAGAATGATGAGCGAAGTACCCAAAGCCGATGTCGTCATCACAAACCCGACGCATTACGCCGTAGCTATAAGGTACGACAAAACCAAAGACGAAGCACCTAGGGTAATAGCAAAAGGCGTAGACAATCTGGCTATAAAAATAAAAGAAATAGCCAGGGAACATGATATAATGATTGTCGAAAACCCGCCGTTGGCAAGGGAACTATACAAACTCGTCGAAATTGACGAACTTATACCTCAAAAACTTTATAAAGCCGTTGCGGAAGTGTTGGCGTTTGTTTATAAGGCAAAAGGGAAGGTTTAA